Proteins from a single region of Aureibacter tunicatorum:
- a CDS encoding S28 family serine protease, with translation MKNLTKPFAMFVMLLTLFASCQQSGNKKVEASSEAKQTSKLREFLGTLENVQIEEMEISDPKDEIYSEKYKLMFTQPIDHKDLSKGVFQQKVVLSHVSAAKPIVAELQGYVMWSDKAGELSTLLESNQVVIEHRYFGESMPKDCIQWSTLNIEQAAADQHAIISKLKKFYTSKWITTGISKGGQTTIYHKYFYPEDVDVAVPYVAPIMLALEEDRIYPFLDQVGTKECRDKVYGFQRAMLERKAELLPKFKEYTEEKGYDYVFDLEGAYDYGALEFPFGFWQWGYTSCDDIVAVDADAQEFFDFMVKAVRFRDYDKATVKETESFYYQASTQLGYYGYRTDGLEDLLSVENPNNQVFAPKGIPLEYDNSDMKKVVEWLKTNDNNFLYLYGEYDTWTACAIDISDHTTNAVKMVHPKGSHGVRIKHFSEEDKNKIYDTLESWLKYKIPESGKAKTIDKKKKLQ, from the coding sequence ATGAAAAATTTGACTAAACCATTTGCAATGTTTGTCATGCTTTTGACTTTATTCGCTTCTTGCCAGCAAAGCGGAAATAAAAAAGTAGAAGCGTCAAGCGAAGCTAAGCAGACATCTAAATTAAGAGAGTTTCTAGGTACTCTGGAAAACGTGCAAATCGAGGAAATGGAGATTTCCGACCCTAAAGATGAAATATATTCGGAGAAATACAAATTGATGTTTACCCAACCGATAGATCATAAAGATCTTTCAAAAGGAGTGTTTCAACAAAAAGTGGTTTTATCTCACGTTTCAGCTGCAAAACCTATTGTTGCCGAGCTTCAAGGTTACGTGATGTGGTCTGACAAGGCAGGAGAACTGAGCACATTGTTGGAATCGAATCAGGTGGTGATTGAGCATAGATATTTTGGAGAATCAATGCCTAAGGACTGCATTCAATGGTCAACTTTGAATATCGAGCAAGCAGCCGCAGATCAACATGCGATTATTTCAAAACTGAAGAAATTTTATACTTCCAAATGGATTACCACAGGTATTTCCAAAGGTGGACAAACAACAATTTATCACAAGTATTTCTACCCAGAAGATGTGGATGTAGCTGTGCCGTATGTTGCGCCGATTATGTTGGCATTGGAAGAAGACAGAATTTATCCGTTTTTGGATCAAGTAGGAACAAAAGAATGCCGAGATAAAGTTTATGGCTTTCAAAGAGCTATGTTGGAAAGAAAAGCTGAACTATTGCCTAAGTTCAAGGAGTATACTGAAGAGAAAGGATACGATTATGTTTTTGATCTTGAAGGTGCTTATGATTATGGTGCATTGGAGTTTCCATTTGGCTTTTGGCAATGGGGCTACACATCTTGCGATGATATTGTGGCTGTAGACGCTGATGCCCAAGAGTTTTTTGATTTTATGGTAAAAGCGGTTAGATTCAGAGATTATGACAAGGCTACTGTGAAAGAAACAGAATCATTCTACTACCAAGCTTCTACGCAGTTGGGTTATTATGGATATAGAACAGATGGTTTGGAGGATTTGCTTTCTGTTGAAAATCCTAACAATCAAGTGTTTGCTCCAAAAGGAATTCCATTAGAGTATGATAATTCAGATATGAAGAAAGTAGTGGAATGGTTGAAGACGAATGATAATAATTTCCTATATCTTTATGGTGAATATGATACTTGGACTGCTTGCGCAATAGATATTTCGGATCATACGACAAATGCTGTTAAGATGGTGCATCCAAAAGGTTCTCATGGTGTGAGAATAAAACATTTCTCTGAAGAAGATAAGAATAAGATTTATGATACATTGGAGTCTTGGTTAAAATATAAAATTCCTGAATCAGGAAAAGCCAAGACGATTGATAAGAAGAAAAAACTTCAATAG
- a CDS encoding gliding motility-associated C-terminal domain-containing protein — protein sequence MKVKLLHIYTIFFLILSGSSVAQSLRVQTLMRPNCADPNSASVEVAVDNPTSDFKIEIFDSNDVSVGLESVAGFSGTVYTHSFSGLSKGEYLVKLNDTLDELPVNLETIDADVELLQRSESVCMGTVAEVVINESQANVDYQLFNITENSLVGTAVSGDGNAIFLKTDAINEDQEYLVRASACGGTELVDLNTRLSFTALQQDLDVSFIVSSNSLCEGEKIELEVPNAKSSVSYRVYDKLDGQFLSDWKVGEDGNSVKFDLNELSNTVQLQLLIQTEKCGDYFSTHEESVIVDQRPMIVSSTLQLSSSNICEGETAEVSVSNSNASYSYVLVNEKSLEEVSVPVAGNGGDLILVSSPLDDDIRLLVKAFEPGKCESYFESSFGINVNIVSTPFVLNENQEFCTGELVSDLKPQGDDLEWYDEVGTLLDGSEVLQNGKYVVKRKSGQCLSEGVEVAVSKRADQQVEFTIENAEDDNGDGRVMPIMSISKAGLLSSFRVKLDYDVSKLMFVGLEDYKLGGEFTASEVNDGLEIIWNAGDLGGLFFPDGVNVLELSFARRQGVLDCAPILLSIDTGDFELTAGESAITCGASLAAMTASLQFKQTPFFEISTERTLICNGDEITISATNLRNAGVNPVVEWYINDVKQSGSGLNFTFDGFNDGDIVKAKMTPDITCPSVAEVYSNELLMEVGNKKSRVELFAIKGTGERFNDEISLCSGDILTISAETTTAGDNPSYTWYRKKAGESFYSEIIGLFTSSKTYIGGHPFADGDSIFVQVNVSTGTCQSGFENKFAISNKVRFNVNGLAPTVQVESNKPVYCKGESATLIARGDNFRENPFFIWTVDGTEYPKTSDSVFIVDNLQKEIDVSVKVELNGVVNDLSCFAETEKESNIATLQIGNLNNSIEVNSDDARACVVGELMTFDANVSGYANPTYQWRKNGADIIGETDASFSSTSLIDNDLINVVVSEQGGECLLSSEPVNVSIGQDVLDLKMEVTKEVSCVGDLVSVIAHSSVDEAFLDFQWSVNGTLLSNETSNTLTRNFWGNGDEVQVTVSSSEPCVLGSPITSEIIVINVKSRETRIKVQASKELVCSGESVTLEIVGDDLPDDLTYLWFKDGQILDFFANERTFDVSNIQSSGKYYAELRKGIADDLNCLDFENIIMDTAQIDILPSEYNFELKVDKERVCSGDRVNLTLESDLNLDSFQFEWYLNGNLIPGVDESSYSIPVATSSEIKVKVSNSGLACFTALERSVNVDIGDVEPTISIDANNTTVCEGETVSFTAQVSDAGDAPQYVWMINGVEIAKTYSPTFETADLIDQDQVSVKVISSLSCDKANEATSEILNITIDNLPMEVDLLTDEDNYCLNESATFTADVRHGGDSPAYQWFVNGNEILGHNAPTYEYFTNAEGQAHIEVVVSSSRICSPGEKKRAEKTIGVGKKKLELTISPDKESVCSPTDVVLFTAVLPSIDDQVTINWWVNGIVQKSGTDKTFVYGGFDHGDIVEAEAVSTSSCALNSRTVSNEIVINNIPKPVLSLNVPNIEVCEGGFIDLSQYMEVDFDGGTFTFNSTESLTDSDGMFDASSLSAGEVRKITVSYDHPFACVKADDLEFDVNVVVCSTEPCDDFVIEGVFGQSPSCGSSPEGKLSINLSGGVAYELQYKLDTESAWSPILSTNTNNILISDLIAGTYQIRGRLKKAVICEWSEIHTFYLQPLKSSLIDNVVIGHTTVETPGIGFVEVRGKTFEGGVLRDDTFDFHIEDKYGNVLVNQTGLFENLRAGEYVLSITSLTTGCISNDSTVVIEERESLNCDNVIFDFELSKPQTCQAFGEINFVASGGSGDYEYRLYKLQQNNQWQEVSPYQTQPQFTIEAGTYKVELKDLNYDCTKLSQEVQVAEQRVNLVLNWDVISSSTCGKNDGSFRMNQITGGVSSSFYSWKWINKGDEAFTPFIEGTVIENVGSEVQYLVLKDEFTGCTKNVEITVGGPEVVYFELQKVDPTCGGGGDDGKLTVNIDKDRTNTDWPYFVTIIKDDTEEVYVRDLMESFSKEYKDLSSGQYTVRIVSEDSGNSCPSQSNIEIGGAYVNVDFTMNVNLPYCSDDEAEIIVGEIIGDDALDYKLTLLNDQGEVVIEDSFQNDINFINYVIDDSQLSEGDYSLSLSQEQSGCVISEKRAISISRPENPLRIEELVIDEKYLPFDSENGNIGIVNLVDITRSGEGGYRVKLKLEEKLTSYGSEQAGDIIFEAQLTDHYDLSKDAEATFRNLHAGEYSVILNDTSGCVVSENFVLEMTQGIWIPNIFTPNGDRYNNVFEIGNMPRANEAGWTIVITNRAGRTVFKSTDYKLGNEWTGEGQPEGIYFYELNAGDHGNFTGWVELFRGDPAKLNSSASGSAQSN from the coding sequence ATGAAAGTTAAACTTTTACATATATATACAATATTTTTTTTAATTCTTTCAGGCTCTTCCGTGGCGCAAAGCCTTAGGGTACAGACTTTAATGAGGCCGAATTGTGCAGATCCGAATTCAGCGAGTGTTGAAGTCGCTGTTGATAATCCTACGAGCGATTTTAAAATCGAAATTTTTGACTCCAATGATGTCTCTGTAGGCTTGGAAAGTGTTGCAGGGTTTTCTGGAACAGTTTATACGCATAGTTTTTCAGGTTTGTCCAAAGGCGAATACTTGGTCAAGCTTAATGATACTTTAGATGAATTGCCTGTGAATTTAGAAACCATAGATGCTGATGTCGAGCTTCTCCAAAGGAGCGAGAGCGTATGCATGGGAACAGTAGCGGAAGTGGTGATTAATGAAAGTCAAGCAAATGTCGATTATCAATTATTTAATATAACTGAAAATTCATTAGTAGGAACTGCTGTAAGCGGAGATGGAAATGCAATATTTTTAAAGACAGACGCTATCAATGAAGATCAAGAGTATTTGGTGAGAGCCTCAGCGTGTGGAGGAACGGAATTAGTAGATTTAAATACGAGATTATCTTTTACAGCTTTGCAACAAGATTTGGATGTGAGTTTTATTGTTTCTTCCAACAGTCTTTGCGAAGGCGAAAAAATAGAGTTGGAAGTGCCTAATGCTAAGTCGTCAGTGTCTTACCGTGTTTATGATAAGCTTGATGGACAATTTCTGTCTGATTGGAAGGTTGGAGAAGATGGGAATAGTGTCAAGTTTGATTTGAATGAACTGTCGAACACGGTGCAATTGCAATTATTGATTCAAACTGAAAAGTGCGGAGATTATTTTTCGACGCATGAGGAAAGTGTGATTGTTGATCAACGCCCAATGATTGTTTCCAGTACCTTGCAATTGTCGTCTTCAAATATTTGCGAAGGGGAAACTGCTGAAGTTAGCGTGTCAAATTCAAATGCAAGCTACTCATATGTTTTGGTGAATGAGAAGTCATTAGAAGAGGTGAGTGTTCCAGTAGCTGGAAATGGAGGAGACTTGATACTTGTAAGCTCTCCTTTGGATGATGATATTCGATTGCTTGTCAAGGCTTTTGAACCGGGTAAATGTGAAAGCTATTTTGAAAGCTCTTTTGGGATAAATGTAAATATAGTTTCGACGCCGTTTGTCTTGAATGAGAATCAAGAGTTTTGTACAGGTGAATTAGTGTCTGATTTGAAGCCTCAAGGAGATGATTTGGAATGGTATGATGAAGTAGGAACATTGCTTGATGGTTCGGAAGTTTTGCAAAATGGAAAATATGTAGTTAAAAGAAAATCGGGACAGTGTTTAAGTGAAGGTGTTGAAGTTGCTGTTAGTAAAAGAGCGGACCAACAGGTAGAGTTCACAATAGAAAATGCAGAAGATGATAATGGCGATGGCAGAGTTATGCCAATTATGAGTATCAGCAAAGCTGGTCTGTTGTCAAGCTTTAGAGTTAAATTAGATTATGATGTCTCCAAGTTGATGTTTGTTGGTTTGGAGGACTATAAACTAGGAGGAGAGTTTACGGCATCAGAAGTAAATGACGGCTTGGAAATTATTTGGAATGCTGGAGATTTAGGTGGTTTGTTTTTCCCTGATGGAGTTAATGTCTTGGAGTTGAGCTTTGCAAGAAGACAAGGAGTGCTTGACTGTGCTCCAATATTGTTGAGCATAGATACAGGAGACTTTGAATTGACCGCAGGCGAGAGTGCTATAACTTGCGGCGCGTCATTAGCGGCTATGACAGCTTCATTGCAATTCAAACAAACGCCATTTTTTGAAATCTCAACAGAGAGAACTTTGATTTGCAATGGCGATGAAATTACAATTTCAGCAACAAATCTTAGAAATGCAGGTGTTAATCCCGTTGTGGAATGGTATATCAATGATGTGAAGCAAAGTGGTTCAGGATTGAATTTTACGTTTGATGGATTTAATGATGGAGACATTGTGAAGGCAAAAATGACTCCTGATATTACTTGCCCTTCAGTGGCGGAAGTTTATTCCAATGAGTTGTTGATGGAAGTTGGCAATAAAAAGTCAAGGGTTGAGCTTTTTGCTATAAAAGGAACCGGAGAAAGATTTAATGATGAGATTTCTTTATGTAGTGGTGATATACTGACTATTAGCGCTGAAACAACCACGGCTGGAGACAATCCATCTTACACTTGGTACAGAAAAAAAGCCGGCGAATCTTTTTATTCGGAAATTATAGGTTTATTCACTAGTAGTAAAACGTATATAGGAGGGCATCCTTTTGCAGACGGCGATTCGATATTTGTGCAAGTCAATGTTTCAACAGGTACTTGCCAGTCGGGATTTGAAAACAAATTTGCGATTTCGAATAAAGTTCGTTTCAATGTCAATGGATTGGCTCCAACAGTTCAAGTAGAATCGAATAAGCCTGTTTATTGCAAAGGTGAATCAGCGACATTGATTGCTAGGGGGGATAATTTTAGAGAAAATCCTTTCTTCATTTGGACAGTAGATGGCACTGAATATCCGAAAACTAGTGATAGTGTTTTTATCGTCGATAATCTTCAAAAAGAAATTGATGTTTCGGTTAAGGTTGAGCTGAATGGAGTTGTAAATGATTTATCATGTTTTGCTGAGACTGAGAAAGAGTCCAATATAGCCACGTTGCAAATTGGAAATCTTAACAATAGTATTGAAGTAAATTCTGATGATGCGAGAGCGTGCGTAGTAGGCGAGTTGATGACTTTTGATGCGAATGTTAGCGGATATGCTAATCCAACATATCAATGGCGTAAAAATGGAGCTGATATTATCGGTGAAACTGATGCTAGTTTTAGCTCGACAAGTTTGATCGATAATGATTTGATTAATGTTGTTGTGTCGGAGCAAGGTGGTGAGTGTTTGTTGAGTTCCGAACCCGTAAATGTTTCTATAGGCCAAGATGTGCTGGATTTGAAAATGGAAGTAACAAAAGAAGTTTCTTGCGTTGGTGACCTTGTTTCTGTAATAGCGCACTCTTCAGTAGATGAAGCATTTTTGGATTTTCAATGGAGCGTAAACGGAACTTTATTATCAAATGAAACTTCAAATACATTGACTCGTAATTTTTGGGGCAATGGGGATGAAGTGCAAGTGACAGTTTCTTCCTCTGAACCATGTGTATTAGGATCTCCAATCACATCCGAAATAATTGTAATTAATGTAAAATCAAGAGAAACGCGAATAAAGGTGCAAGCTAGCAAAGAGTTAGTGTGTTCGGGCGAGAGTGTGACATTGGAAATTGTAGGGGATGATTTGCCAGATGATTTGACTTATTTGTGGTTCAAAGATGGTCAGATATTAGACTTTTTCGCTAATGAAAGAACGTTTGATGTGAGCAATATTCAGTCTTCTGGAAAGTATTACGCTGAGTTGAGAAAAGGCATAGCTGATGATCTAAACTGTCTTGATTTTGAAAACATAATAATGGATACAGCTCAGATCGATATTTTGCCAAGCGAGTATAATTTTGAGTTGAAAGTCGATAAAGAGCGTGTTTGCTCAGGAGATCGTGTTAATCTGACATTGGAATCCGATTTAAACCTTGATTCATTTCAATTTGAATGGTATTTGAATGGTAATTTGATTCCAGGAGTTGATGAGTCTTCATATTCAATACCAGTAGCCACCTCTAGTGAGATTAAAGTCAAAGTGTCGAATTCTGGTTTAGCCTGTTTTACAGCTTTGGAAAGATCAGTGAATGTTGATATTGGAGATGTCGAACCTACTATTTCTATTGATGCAAACAATACGACTGTTTGTGAGGGGGAAACGGTTAGTTTTACCGCTCAAGTTTCAGATGCTGGCGATGCTCCGCAATATGTTTGGATGATTAATGGAGTGGAGATAGCTAAAACATACTCACCAACTTTTGAAACAGCAGACTTAATCGATCAAGATCAAGTGTCGGTGAAAGTGATTAGTAGTTTGTCATGCGATAAAGCCAATGAAGCAACTTCGGAAATATTGAATATCACCATTGATAATTTGCCGATGGAAGTTGATCTGCTTACAGATGAGGATAATTATTGCCTGAACGAGTCTGCTACATTTACTGCTGATGTCCGCCACGGAGGAGATAGTCCTGCATATCAGTGGTTTGTCAATGGTAATGAAATATTAGGACATAATGCTCCAACATATGAATACTTTACCAACGCTGAAGGGCAAGCTCACATTGAGGTTGTGGTAAGTAGTTCAAGAATTTGTTCTCCTGGAGAAAAGAAAAGGGCGGAAAAAACTATAGGAGTTGGAAAGAAGAAATTAGAATTGACAATAAGTCCGGATAAGGAAAGTGTATGCTCTCCAACGGATGTTGTATTGTTTACCGCTGTATTGCCAAGTATTGATGATCAAGTCACTATAAATTGGTGGGTAAATGGTATCGTTCAAAAATCAGGAACTGACAAAACTTTTGTCTATGGAGGATTTGATCATGGAGATATTGTGGAAGCTGAAGCTGTTTCAACTTCATCGTGTGCTTTAAACTCTAGAACGGTATCCAATGAAATTGTAATAAATAATATTCCAAAGCCAGTATTGAGTTTGAATGTGCCGAATATAGAAGTTTGTGAAGGTGGTTTTATTGATCTTTCTCAATACATGGAGGTTGACTTTGATGGGGGAACTTTTACATTCAATAGCACTGAATCTTTGACAGATTCTGATGGAATGTTTGACGCAAGCTCTTTATCAGCAGGAGAAGTGAGGAAAATTACGGTATCATATGACCACCCTTTTGCATGTGTTAAAGCTGATGATTTGGAATTTGATGTTAATGTCGTGGTTTGCTCAACAGAACCATGTGATGATTTTGTTATTGAAGGAGTATTTGGTCAAAGTCCATCTTGTGGAAGCTCTCCGGAAGGCAAGCTTTCCATTAACTTGTCTGGCGGGGTCGCTTATGAGTTGCAATACAAATTGGATACCGAGAGTGCTTGGAGCCCTATTTTGAGTACTAACACCAACAATATCTTGATTTCCGACCTTATAGCAGGCACATATCAGATTAGAGGACGTTTGAAAAAGGCGGTAATTTGCGAATGGTCAGAGATACATACATTTTATTTGCAACCTTTGAAGTCGAGTTTGATCGATAATGTTGTGATAGGACATACAACAGTAGAAACTCCAGGGATTGGTTTTGTTGAAGTGCGAGGCAAAACATTTGAAGGAGGTGTATTAAGGGATGACACGTTTGATTTTCACATAGAAGATAAATATGGGAATGTGCTGGTGAATCAGACGGGGCTTTTTGAAAATTTGAGAGCTGGAGAATATGTCTTGTCAATAACGTCTTTAACAACTGGATGTATTTCTAATGATTCAACAGTTGTGATTGAAGAGAGGGAGTCGCTGAATTGCGATAATGTGATTTTTGATTTCGAGCTTTCGAAACCGCAAACTTGTCAAGCTTTTGGGGAAATCAATTTTGTCGCTAGTGGAGGTTCTGGAGATTATGAATATCGTCTTTATAAGCTGCAACAAAATAACCAATGGCAGGAGGTGAGTCCTTATCAAACTCAACCGCAGTTTACTATTGAGGCGGGAACCTATAAAGTGGAGCTTAAGGATTTGAATTACGACTGCACTAAACTTTCTCAAGAGGTTCAAGTTGCTGAGCAAAGAGTTAACCTTGTATTGAATTGGGATGTGATTAGTTCAAGTACTTGTGGTAAGAATGATGGCAGCTTTAGGATGAATCAAATAACTGGCGGAGTAAGTTCATCTTTTTATTCATGGAAATGGATTAATAAGGGGGATGAGGCATTTACTCCTTTTATTGAAGGCACAGTGATTGAGAATGTGGGAAGTGAAGTTCAGTATTTGGTACTAAAGGATGAGTTTACCGGTTGTACGAAAAATGTAGAGATAACAGTAGGAGGACCTGAAGTAGTCTATTTTGAATTACAAAAGGTAGATCCAACTTGTGGTGGAGGCGGAGATGATGGCAAGCTTACTGTTAATATTGACAAAGATAGAACAAACACGGATTGGCCTTATTTTGTAACTATTATTAAAGATGATACTGAAGAAGTGTATGTGAGAGATTTAATGGAATCTTTTTCTAAAGAGTATAAAGATCTTTCTTCTGGTCAATACACTGTTCGAATAGTTTCCGAAGATAGCGGTAACTCATGCCCAAGCCAATCAAATATTGAAATTGGCGGAGCTTATGTTAATGTTGATTTTACTATGAATGTGAATTTGCCTTACTGTTCAGACGATGAGGCTGAGATTATTGTCGGAGAAATAATTGGAGATGATGCTCTTGACTATAAACTCACTTTGCTGAACGATCAAGGGGAGGTTGTAATTGAAGACAGTTTCCAAAACGACATTAACTTTATAAATTATGTTATTGACGATTCTCAGTTAAGTGAGGGAGATTATTCACTCTCTTTGTCCCAAGAGCAAAGCGGCTGTGTGATTTCTGAAAAAAGAGCAATATCTATTTCAAGGCCTGAAAATCCTTTGAGAATAGAAGAGCTTGTGATTGATGAAAAGTACTTGCCATTTGATAGCGAGAATGGAAATATAGGTATTGTTAATCTTGTGGATATTACTCGAAGCGGTGAAGGAGGGTATAGAGTCAAGCTTAAGCTGGAGGAAAAGCTTACCTCTTATGGAAGCGAACAAGCTGGAGATATTATCTTTGAAGCGCAGTTGACTGATCATTACGATTTGTCTAAAGATGCGGAAGCTACATTTAGAAATCTTCATGCGGGAGAGTATTCAGTGATTTTGAATGACACTTCCGGATGCGTAGTTTCGGAGAATTTTGTATTGGAAATGACGCAAGGTATTTGGATCCCGAATATTTTCACTCCAAATGGAGATCGATACAACAATGTGTTTGAAATAGGCAATATGCCTAGAGCTAATGAGGCAGGATGGACAATCGTGATTACAAATAGAGCCGGCAGAACTGTTTTCAAATCGACGGATTATAAATTAGGCAATGAATGGACGGGGGAAGGACAGCCGGAGGGAATTTATTTTTATGAATTGAATGCTGGAGATCATGGTAACTTCACAGGTTGGGTAGAGTTGTTTAGAGGCGATCCTGCAAAACTTAATTCATCGGCATCAGGATCAGCTCAAAGTAATTAG
- a CDS encoding proline racemase family protein, whose amino-acid sequence MADNQTIAYKGATTELFEGWDWRPSEDWMTIRTIDLHTGGEPLRVYIDGLPEIKGETVLERRRYFRDNLDFIRTGTMWEPRGHADMYGAVIVPANTPDGDFGTFFLHNEGYSTMCGHAMIALVTLVLDTGMIKKEGDNPVIKIDCPCGRITATAKIGEDGKVKKVSFLNVPSFMPLKDQEVEVPGLGKVKFDLGYGGAFYAYVQAADLGLKLTGEDHDRLVDYGRRIKYAVMENFEIKHPFEEDLSFLYGTIFIGDAHEESHHSRNVCIFAEGEVDRSPTGSGVSGRAAIHYAKGEIAHGEEITIESILGTLMDVEVVEETKYGPFDAIIPKVSGTAAIVGRNEFFFDPKDALKDGFILR is encoded by the coding sequence ATGGCTGATAATCAAACTATAGCATATAAAGGAGCTACGACTGAGTTGTTCGAAGGATGGGATTGGAGACCATCGGAAGATTGGATGACAATCAGAACTATTGACTTGCATACTGGCGGGGAGCCTCTTAGAGTGTATATCGACGGATTGCCTGAAATCAAGGGAGAAACGGTGCTTGAGAGACGAAGATATTTTAGGGATAATCTGGATTTTATCAGAACAGGCACAATGTGGGAGCCAAGAGGGCATGCGGATATGTATGGAGCTGTGATTGTTCCTGCCAATACGCCTGACGGAGACTTTGGTACATTCTTTTTGCATAATGAAGGCTATAGTACTATGTGCGGTCATGCAATGATTGCTTTGGTGACTTTAGTGTTAGACACAGGAATGATTAAAAAAGAAGGCGATAATCCAGTGATCAAAATTGATTGTCCATGCGGAAGAATAACTGCGACTGCTAAAATAGGTGAAGATGGCAAGGTGAAGAAAGTTTCTTTCTTGAATGTGCCTTCGTTTATGCCTTTGAAAGATCAAGAAGTAGAAGTGCCGGGCTTAGGCAAAGTGAAGTTTGACTTAGGATACGGTGGAGCTTTTTATGCTTATGTGCAAGCTGCGGATTTAGGATTGAAGCTTACTGGAGAAGATCATGATCGTTTGGTGGATTATGGAAGAAGAATCAAGTACGCTGTGATGGAAAACTTTGAGATCAAGCATCCATTCGAAGAGGATTTATCTTTCTTGTATGGAACCATTTTTATTGGCGATGCTCATGAAGAGAGTCATCATTCTCGTAACGTGTGTATTTTTGCGGAAGGAGAAGTGGATAGGTCACCAACTGGATCAGGAGTTTCTGGACGTGCGGCTATACATTACGCTAAAGGCGAGATTGCCCATGGAGAGGAAATTACCATCGAAAGTATATTGGGAACATTGATGGATGTTGAAGTTGTGGAAGAGACTAAATATGGTCCTTTTGATGCAATTATACCAAAAGTATCAGGCACAGCCGCTATTGTTGGAAGAAATGAGTTTTTCTTCGATCCAAAAGATGCTTTGAAAGATGGATTTATTTTGAGGTAA